In the Quercus lobata isolate SW786 chromosome 5, ValleyOak3.0 Primary Assembly, whole genome shotgun sequence genome, one interval contains:
- the LOC115991143 gene encoding uncharacterized protein LOC115991143 produces the protein MVRATDSPFTATVLDCPVPSKFRLPQLEPFDGLKDPQDHLNTFKTTLGLQQPPDEILCRSFPTTLKGAAREWFTKLSNSSIDNFDQLSSAFLRHFIGGQRPRRPVDYLLTIRQGEKKTLRSYVKRFTRETLEVDEADDKVQLTTFKAGLRSRDLVASLAKNPPKTMAEMLLKAQNYMNAEDALAAIKNAERLGDKSKGEDDRRGQKRDKPERRNNDGNRRRDDKNPRQVKFTPWVMSVDKIFTQIKDEHYLKWPKPLHSSPNARDKNKYCRFHRDHGHNTEDCRDLKEQIEELIRKGKLQKYVKKGEYSKFRDDNRTQHESFTRDDDHSSQPPRKVIGEINTIAGGPSSGGLFRSLKKACHRQVNSVHTMPPSKHRRTYQDMSFNEGDARGVKQPHNNPLVIVLNIEGFNTRRILIDNGSSADIIYLPAFQ, from the coding sequence ATGGTAAGGGCTACAGATTCGCCCTTCACTGCAACAGTACTTGATTGTCCCGTGCCGTCAAAGTTTCGCCTGCCTCAATTAGAGCCATTCGACGGACTCAAGGACCCTCaggatcatcttaatacctttaagacgaCTCTGGGTCTCCAGCAGCCACCTGACGAGATATTGTGTCGTTCCTTCCCTacgactctcaaaggagctgcaagagaGTGGTTTACTAAGTTGTCAAACTCGTCCATAGATAACTTCGATCAGCTGAGTAGTGCTTTTTTGCGCCACTTCATAGGGGGACAACGCCCAAGGAGACCAGTAGATTACTTACTCACCATAAGACAGGGAGAGAAGAAGACTCTGAGGTCATATGTCAAGCGATTCACCCGGGAAACTCTGGAAGtggacgaagctgatgacaaggtgcagctgacgaccttcaaagcagggTTGAGATCCAGAGACCTTGTGGCCTCTCTTGCAAAAAACCCCCCGAAGACAATGGCTGAGATGCTCCTGAAGGCACAAAACTACATGAACGCGGAAGATGCTCTAGCTGCCATAAAAAATGCTGAGAGACTAGGGGACAAGTCCAAAGGAGAAGACGACCGCAGAGGGCAAAAGAGAGACAAGCCAGAACGTCGGAACAACGACGGGAATAGAAGGAGAGACGACAAAAATCCTCGTCAGGTAAAATTTACTCCATGGGTTATGTCTGTTGACAAGATTTTCACGCAGATCAAGGATgagcattatctcaaatggcccaAGCCATTACACTCGTCCCCCAACGCACgtgacaagaacaagtattgcCGGTTCCATAGAGACCACGGCCACAACACAGAAGACTGCAGAGACCTGAAGGAACAAATAGAGGAATTAATACGGAAAGGAAAGTTacagaaatatgtgaagaaaggagaatatagcAAGTTCAGAGACGACAACAGGACCCAACATGAATCCTTTACTCGGGATGACGACCATTCGTCCCAGCCTCCACGCAAagtgatcggggagataaacacgATCGCGGGCGGACCATCCTCAGGAGGATTATTTAGATCACTCAAAAAAGCATGCCACAGACAGGTGAACAGCGTCCACACCATGCCTCCGTCCAAGCACCGACGAACATACCAAGACATGTCCTTTAATGAAGGAGACGCCAGGGGAGTAAAGCAGCCTCACAACAATCCCCTGGTCATAGTGCTGAATATTGAAGGGTTCAATACCAGAAGGATCCTTATTGATAACGGGAGCTCAGCGGATATCATCTACCTCCCAGCCTTCCAGTAG
- the LOC115991144 gene encoding uncharacterized protein LOC115991144: MLVKSKEELAHLDDLEETFATLRKHQMKLNPSKCVFGVASGKFLGFMVSQRGIEANPEKVRAIIDMASPKTVKDVQKLTGRIAALNRFVSRATDKCLPFFKTLKQAFAWTDECEAAFQELKQYLSSPPLLSPSKGGENLYLYLAVSASAVSAALIREEGKKQLPVYYVSQAFQGAEFRYPRIEKIVFALIVASRKLRPYFQSNPILVMTDQPIKKSMNKPEAAGRMVQWAVELSQFDIEYHPRAAIKAQALADFIAEFTLPDEDGITDEVDRWTIQTDSSSAQKRGGVGVVITTPDGEVMKYGVQLKFPATNNEAEYEGILTGLRLGKALGAKNLLIQSDSRLVIGQISGEYEAKEERMQKYLKLTRQLTQEFDTVEFVQIPRSQNIGADKVSKLASSEEGETSTDMAIDIQKHPSIEEVAVFSIQSTDTWMTPIISFLQDGHLPQDTEEARKIKKRAAGFTILNDVLYKRDFSMPYLKCVDEEEARYILEEALATITEARIQNFVWKNIVCRFGIPSTIISDNGRQFDSQGFRGFCSSLGIKNQFSSPGHPQANGQTKVTNQTLLKIIKTRLDDAKGAWPEELPNVLWAYRTTARTPTRETPFRLTYGTEVVIPVEVGVTSIRRGTFNKEINDDELRLNLDCLDEVRVNASSKMTRYQRKMAEYYEKRVKLRRLDIGDLVLRRTTMATKDPTQGKLGPTWEGPYRVIHYSRQGSYHLETMDGQRLPRPWNIEHLKKYHQ; this comes from the exons atgctcgtcaagagcaaggaGGAGCTCGCTCACCTGGACGACCTGGAGGAGACTTTTGCAACCCTGAGAAAACACCAAATGAAGCTGAATCCAAGCAAATGTGTTTTTGGAGTAGCCTCGGGaaagttcttgggattcatggtttcccagagaggaatagaagcaaatccaGAGAAAGTACGAGCTATCATCGACATGGCTTCACCCAAGACCGTCAAGGACGTACAAAAACTTACAGGAAGGATAGCAGCCCTGAATAGGTTCGTCTCTAGGGCCacagacaaatgcctgcccTTCTTCAAAACCCTCAAGCAGGCTTTTGCTTGGACTGACGAATGCGAAGCTGCGTTCCAAGAGCTGAAGCAATACCTGAGCAGTCCACCTCTCCTGAGCCCGTCCAAAGGAGGGGAGAACTTATACTTATACCTGGCAGTGTCAGCCTCGGCAGTAAGCGCagccttgattagagaagaaggcaagaagcaACTCCCGGTGtactacgtcagccaagccTTTCAAGGAGCTGAGTTCAGGTACCCAAGGATCGAAAAGATCGTGTTTGCACTTATAGTAGCCTCGCGCAAGCTTAGGCCGTATTTCCAGTCAAATCCTATCCTTGTGATGACGGATCAACCAATtaagaaatcaatgaacaaaCCAGAAGCAGCAGGGAGAATGGTCCAATGGGCAGTCGAACTCAGCCAATTTGATATCGAGTACCATCCAAGAGCAGCTATCAAGGCGCAAGCtctggctgacttcatcgctGAATTCACTCTGCCAGACGAAGATGGAATTACAGACGAAGTTGATAGATGGACAATACAGACAGATAGTTCGTCAGCCCAAAAGAGAGGGGGAGTAGGGGTCGTCATAACCACCCCCGACGGAGAAGTGATGAAATATGGGGTTCAACTGAAGTTCCCAGCCACCAATAACGAAGCGGAGTATGAAGGAATATTGACGGGCTTGAGGCTTGGGAAAGCTCTTGGTGCCAAAAACTTGCTGATCCAGAGTGATTCAAGGCTGGTAATCGGACAGATCAGTGGAGAGTACGaggcaaaggaagaaaggatgcagaaataccttAAACTGACAAGGCAACTAACTCAAGAGTTCGACACAGTGGAGTTCGTCCAAATACCAAGAAGTCAGAATATTGGAGCCGACAAAGTATCAAAACTAGCATCATCAGAAGAAGGGGAGACAAGCACAGATATGGCAATAGATATCCAGAAACACCCGAGTATTGAAGAGGTGGCGGTGTTCTCCATCCAAAGCACAGACACCTGGATGACGCCCATAATATCCTTCCTCCAGGACGGGCACCTACCTCAAGACACTGAAGAAGCCAGAAAGATCAAGAAGAGGGCAGCCGGATTCACGATCCTGAATGATGTCTTGTACAAGAGGGACTTCTCGATGCCCTACTTGAAGTGCGTCGACGAGGAAGAGGCCAGATACATCTTGGAGGAG gcCCTAGCAACGATCACTGAGGCTCGGATCCAGAActttgtgtggaaaaacatagtatgcaggttcgggattccctcGACGATCATATCAGACAATGGAAGGCAGTTCGACAGTCAAGGCTTTAGGGGATTCTGCTCAAGCCttgggatcaagaatcagttctcatcCCCAGGGCATCCTCAAGCAAACGGACAGACGAAAGTGACGAACCAGacgctgctcaagattatcaagaccaGACTGGACGATGCGAAAGGTGCCTGGCCAGAAGAACTACCAAATGTCCTATGGGCTTACAGAACCACCGCCAGAACCCCAACGAGAGAAACccccttcaggcttacctatggTACAGAAGTAGTAATCCCAGTCGAAGTAGGGGTCACAAGTATCAGGCGTGGAACCTTCAACAAAGAGATCAATGACGACGAACTACGACTGAACCTAGATTGTCTAGACGAAGTAAGAGTCAACGCATCCAGCAAGATGACGAGGTATCAAAGGAAAATGGCCGAATACTATGAAAAACGGGTCAAACTGAGACGCCTGGACATAGGGGACCTCGTCCTACGCAGGACCACCATGgcaactaaagaccctaccCAGGGAAAGCTAGGTCCTACGTGGGAAGGTCCCTACCGAGTCATTCACTACTCAAGACAAGGAAGTTATCACCTGGAAACCATGGACGGACAAAGGctccctcgaccatggaatattgagcatttaaaaaagtaccaCCAGTAA